One Lycium barbarum isolate Lr01 chromosome 5, ASM1917538v2, whole genome shotgun sequence genomic window carries:
- the LOC132640051 gene encoding uncharacterized protein LOC132640051 isoform X1 has product MSLTEFAMVEELAFLIKDNLPCKHLILSMEETLVNFLLDDTSSDGILELEPTNPYNRLLLHRLADIFGFSHQSVGEGEERHLVLERCSDTSIPSILISDLLWQYDEELQSPRTVDVIYRRKEDSEGKDFYCFSGSKVEETPTPIFNLSLEEREEAYMAARKRIFSVDQGETRQCVKDRPQKDPTVARRMIAHALGQRTRPVNLEIHHANTDQSEEQAKEERPTNLGKQTYREVKTPPAKYPGSGGKPKSNKSNGSKSPHIKKSTPKNTDGTSSSMIVKKEGKVNKDSIREEHIGAAKRIFANALGFAREGNTSK; this is encoded by the exons ATGAGTCTTACAGAATTTGCTATG GTAGAAGAACTGGCCTTTCTTATCAAAGATAATCTTCCTTGCAAGCATCTTATCCTATCTATGGAGGAGACCCTAGTCAATTTCCTTCTCGATGATACGAG TTCTGATGGAATCTTGGAGCTTGAACCAACGAATCCATATAACCGCCTTCTCTTACATCGTCTTGCTGATATATTCGG GTTTTCTCATCAATCAGTTGGTGAAGGGGAAGAACGGCACTTGGTTTTGGAGCGCTGCTCAGATACATCAAT ACCTTCCATTCTCATTAGTGATCTCCTGTGGCAGTATGACGAGGAGCTCCAATCTCCAAGGACTGTAGATGTAATATATAGAAGAAAAGAAGATTCAGAAG GTAAGGATTTTTATTGCTTTTCAGGGTCAAAGGTAGAAGAGACACCAACACCAATCTTTAACCTTTCCCTTGAGGAGAGGGAAGAAGCATATATGGCAGCTCGAAAACGGATTTTTTCAGTTGATCAAGGTGAGACAAGACAATGTGTGAAGGATAGGCCTCAAAAAGATCCTACAGTTGCCCGTCGTATGATTGCACATGCACTTGGCCAAAGAACCAGACCTGTTAACCTAGAGATCCACCATGCAAATACTGACCAATCTGAAGAACAAGCCAAGGAAGAAAGACCGACAAATTTGGGCAAGCAGACGTATAGGGAGGTTAAAACTCCCCCTGCAAAATATCCAGGTTCAGGTGGCAAGCCCAAAAGCAACAAATCAAATGGCAGTAAATCACCACATATTAAGAAGAGCACACCTAAAAACACTGATGGGACGAGTTCCTCAATGATAGTGAAAAAGGAGGGGAAGGTTAACAAAGATAGTATTCGTGAAGAACATATCGGTGCTGCTAAGAGAATATTTGCCAATGCTCTAGGGTTTGCAAGAGAAGGGAATACATCAAAATGA
- the LOC132642159 gene encoding uncharacterized protein LOC132642159 — MGKTIFSSCCYFICPSRSLMVNLIFHDGTTRMVTGKRLAGEIMFEFPHCMVCHADSFYIGNPIPSLNINDKLRNGDTYFIFPLDYFSSCNMLSASTLATLGSNTRRAPVNFQSPIFQYVKAENGRVLIKVSPEFIIKLLTRRNEDQQDIVTTNTSPSDGKFLCNTPELKKHYEQLVGPKGQIWSPRLETISEYKIRYSPCRFIGLEWKQKEE, encoded by the coding sequence atGGGAAAGACAATATTTTCATCTTGTTGCTATTTCATATGTCCTTCAAGATCATTAATGGTTAACCTAATATTTCACGACGGAACGACGAGGATGGTCACCGGAAAAAGGCTAGCTGGAGAGATAATGTTTGAGTTCCCACATTGCATGGTTTGCCATGCAGACTCCTTCTACATCGGAAACCCTATCCCGTCCTTAAACATCAACGATAAGCTCAGAAATGGCGACACATACTTTATTTTCCCTCTGGATTACTTCTCATCATGCAACATGCTCTCGGCTTCTACCCTGGCTACCCTGGGCTCAAACACTAGACGGGCTCCAGTCAACTTCCAGAGCCCTATTTTTCAATACGTTAAGGCGGAAAATGGTAGGGTTTTGATAAAAGTGTCACCAGAGTTCATAATTAAGCTACTTACAAGAAGAAATGAAGATCAACAGGATATTGTTACAACTAATACAAGTCCTAGTGATGGTAAGTTTTTATGTAATACACCTGAATTGAAGAAACATTATGAACAATTGGTTGGTCCAAAAGGGCAAATTTGGTCACCTAGGCTGGAGACTATTTCTGAATACAAAATTAGGTATTCTCCTTGTAGGTTTATAGGGTTGGAATGGAAGCAGAAAGAAGAATGA
- the LOC132640051 gene encoding uncharacterized protein LOC132640051 isoform X2: MSLTEFAMVEELAFLIKDNLPCKHLILSMEETLVNFLLDDTSSDGILELEPTNPYNRLLLHRLADIFGFSHQSVGEGEERHLVLERCSDTSIPSILISDLLWQYDEELQSPRTVDVIYRRKEDSEGSKVEETPTPIFNLSLEEREEAYMAARKRIFSVDQGETRQCVKDRPQKDPTVARRMIAHALGQRTRPVNLEIHHANTDQSEEQAKEERPTNLGKQTYREVKTPPAKYPGSGGKPKSNKSNGSKSPHIKKSTPKNTDGTSSSMIVKKEGKVNKDSIREEHIGAAKRIFANALGFAREGNTSK, from the exons ATGAGTCTTACAGAATTTGCTATG GTAGAAGAACTGGCCTTTCTTATCAAAGATAATCTTCCTTGCAAGCATCTTATCCTATCTATGGAGGAGACCCTAGTCAATTTCCTTCTCGATGATACGAG TTCTGATGGAATCTTGGAGCTTGAACCAACGAATCCATATAACCGCCTTCTCTTACATCGTCTTGCTGATATATTCGG GTTTTCTCATCAATCAGTTGGTGAAGGGGAAGAACGGCACTTGGTTTTGGAGCGCTGCTCAGATACATCAAT ACCTTCCATTCTCATTAGTGATCTCCTGTGGCAGTATGACGAGGAGCTCCAATCTCCAAGGACTGTAGATGTAATATATAGAAGAAAAGAAGATTCAGAAG GGTCAAAGGTAGAAGAGACACCAACACCAATCTTTAACCTTTCCCTTGAGGAGAGGGAAGAAGCATATATGGCAGCTCGAAAACGGATTTTTTCAGTTGATCAAGGTGAGACAAGACAATGTGTGAAGGATAGGCCTCAAAAAGATCCTACAGTTGCCCGTCGTATGATTGCACATGCACTTGGCCAAAGAACCAGACCTGTTAACCTAGAGATCCACCATGCAAATACTGACCAATCTGAAGAACAAGCCAAGGAAGAAAGACCGACAAATTTGGGCAAGCAGACGTATAGGGAGGTTAAAACTCCCCCTGCAAAATATCCAGGTTCAGGTGGCAAGCCCAAAAGCAACAAATCAAATGGCAGTAAATCACCACATATTAAGAAGAGCACACCTAAAAACACTGATGGGACGAGTTCCTCAATGATAGTGAAAAAGGAGGGGAAGGTTAACAAAGATAGTATTCGTGAAGAACATATCGGTGCTGCTAAGAGAATATTTGCCAATGCTCTAGGGTTTGCAAGAGAAGGGAATACATCAAAATGA